One genomic segment of Desulfomicrobium sp. ZS1 includes these proteins:
- a CDS encoding PhoH family protein translates to METQEIAFENMDFTREVFGPGNAHLDTVAGMTGVRVESRGNELSISGEDPLMVGLVCRYFAQIYDLVRGGHQLFERDIEQSLRIMLRDPSTPLKTYYQEALFAVSSRKTVCPKTVTQREYLHSLRELDLTLGIGPAGTGKTYLAVAVGVSLFLQKKVKRLILTRPAVEAGEKLGFLPGDLVEKINPYLRPLYDALHDMLDYTKVQEMIGTGAIEIAPLAFMRGRTLNNAFVILDEAQNTSPEQMKMFLTRLGYGSRAVVTGDITQIDLPGHIGSGLVQAMEVLKDVQGVAMIHFTEADVIRHPLVGRIVRAYDQHRKATLSREADASRPTARGKGRRVTPAREG, encoded by the coding sequence ATGGAAACTCAGGAAATAGCTTTTGAAAACATGGACTTCACCCGCGAAGTCTTTGGTCCCGGGAATGCGCATCTGGACACCGTGGCCGGGATGACCGGCGTGCGGGTCGAGAGCCGGGGCAATGAACTCTCCATTTCCGGCGAAGACCCGCTCATGGTCGGTCTGGTCTGCCGGTATTTCGCCCAGATTTACGATCTGGTGCGGGGCGGGCATCAGCTTTTCGAGCGCGACATCGAGCAGAGTCTGCGCATCATGCTGCGGGACCCGTCCACGCCGCTCAAAACATACTATCAGGAAGCGCTGTTCGCGGTTTCATCCCGCAAGACGGTCTGCCCCAAAACCGTGACCCAGCGCGAGTACCTGCACTCCCTGCGCGAACTGGATCTGACTTTGGGCATTGGTCCGGCCGGTACGGGCAAGACGTATCTGGCCGTGGCCGTGGGCGTGTCTTTGTTTTTGCAGAAAAAGGTCAAGCGCCTGATCCTGACCCGGCCGGCCGTGGAAGCGGGCGAAAAACTGGGTTTTCTGCCCGGCGATCTGGTGGAGAAGATAAATCCGTACCTGCGTCCGCTTTATGACGCCCTGCACGACATGCTCGACTACACTAAGGTCCAGGAAATGATCGGCACCGGAGCCATCGAGATCGCACCCCTGGCCTTCATGCGCGGCCGCACCCTGAACAACGCCTTTGTCATTCTCGACGAAGCCCAGAACACGTCCCCCGAACAGATGAAGATGTTTCTGACCCGCCTGGGCTACGGTTCTCGGGCCGTTGTCACTGGTGACATCACCCAGATCGACCTGCCTGGGCATATCGGGTCGGGTCTGGTGCAGGCCATGGAAGTGTTGAAGGATGTGCAGGGCGTTGCCATGATCCATTTCACCGAGGCGGACGTCATTCGCCATCCGCTGGTGGGGCGCATTGTCCGTGCCTATGACCAGCACCGTAAGGCCACCCTGTCACGCGAGGCCGACGCATCCAGGCCGACCGCGCGCGGCAAGGGCCGCCGGGTCACGCCGGCGCGGGAGGGCTGA
- the dksA gene encoding RNA polymerase-binding protein DksA — protein sequence MEAKDLEFFKEYLTQMIDDIQRQGEATIEEMSDHVEYYSDPADRASAESDRTFTLRLRDRDRKLIKKINEALDRIEDGTFGICEDCGDEIGIPRLKARPMTTLCIECKSRREEEERLRGD from the coding sequence ATGGAAGCCAAAGACCTTGAGTTCTTCAAAGAATATTTGACACAGATGATTGACGATATCCAGCGGCAGGGTGAGGCGACCATTGAAGAAATGTCGGACCACGTGGAATATTATTCCGATCCCGCCGACAGAGCATCCGCCGAATCCGATCGGACTTTCACTCTGCGCTTGCGCGATCGGGACCGTAAACTGATCAAGAAAATTAACGAGGCCTTGGACCGTATCGAAGACGGTACTTTCGGAATTTGTGAAGATTGCGGTGACGAAATCGGAATTCCGCGCCTCAAAGCCCGTCCGATGACCACCTTGTGTATCGAATGCAAGAGCCGCAGAGAAGAAGAAGAGCGCTTGCGTGGCGACTAG
- the moaA gene encoding GTP 3',8-cyclase MoaA — translation MLIDSHGRKVSYLRLSITDRCNLRCLYCRPSSEWTFMPHEQILTFEEMAELVDVAKEAGVEKVRLTGGEPFARRDFIPFTGRLHAKYPDLDLRITTNGTMLAGRIGELREAGVSCLNISLDTLQRKKFEEITKVDAYDQVRAGIDACLAGGLRVKVNVVALKGINDDELPGFVDFAREKGVDVRFIEFMPIGYQSRWSRENYWPAEEIIAEVEKLVSLEEVLEASRNSGPARMYGISGGSGRIGVISAVSNHFCESCNRFRVTSDGKLRTCLFSDREYDVRSILRDPGHTMQDLLDFFARANAEKPMGYRLLQDREHNQVCDRAMTAIGG, via the coding sequence ATGTTAATCGATTCTCACGGCAGAAAAGTCAGTTATCTAAGGCTGAGCATCACCGACCGCTGCAATTTACGATGCCTGTATTGCAGGCCCTCGTCTGAATGGACTTTCATGCCTCATGAACAGATTCTGACTTTCGAGGAGATGGCCGAACTGGTGGATGTGGCCAAAGAGGCCGGGGTGGAGAAGGTTCGTCTGACCGGAGGGGAACCCTTCGCGCGCAGGGATTTCATTCCTTTCACGGGGCGTCTGCATGCCAAGTATCCTGATCTGGATTTGCGCATCACCACCAACGGAACCATGCTCGCGGGCCGCATCGGCGAACTGCGCGAGGCCGGCGTCTCCTGCCTGAATATTTCGCTTGATACCTTGCAGCGCAAGAAATTTGAGGAAATAACCAAGGTCGACGCCTATGATCAGGTCCGGGCGGGCATCGATGCCTGTCTCGCGGGCGGGCTCCGGGTCAAGGTCAATGTTGTGGCCCTAAAGGGAATCAACGACGACGAGCTGCCCGGATTCGTGGATTTCGCCCGTGAGAAAGGGGTGGATGTGCGTTTTATCGAGTTTATGCCCATCGGTTATCAGTCGCGCTGGAGTCGTGAAAATTACTGGCCTGCCGAGGAGATCATCGCCGAGGTGGAGAAACTGGTGTCTCTTGAGGAGGTGCTTGAAGCGTCCCGCAACAGCGGTCCGGCGCGGATGTACGGAATTTCCGGAGGGTCCGGGAGGATTGGGGTCATTTCGGCGGTCAGCAACCATTTCTGCGAGAGCTGCAACCGCTTCCGGGTCACCTCCGACGGCAAGCTGCGCACCTGCCTTTTTTCAGATCGGGAATATGACGTTCGCTCCATTTTGCGCGATCCGGGACACACTATGCAGGACCTGCTCGACTTTTTTGCCCGCGCCAATGCGGAAAAGCCCATGGGCTATCGCCTGCTTCAGGATCGCGAGCACAATCAGGTCTGTGATCGGGCCATGACGGCCATCGGAGGCTAG
- a CDS encoding NFACT RNA binding domain-containing protein, which produces MDASVFCFVARELAERIVGMRVEKVFTPLPETWTIDLGRAGYLVLCTAKPTPFLYLCSHKPENPPNPSGRAMWLRKRLKGRRVLGLVSDWPLRRLALELSPGEGKWLILDLAAAPLLTDVLPPEFGSEPVWPELERIKSEDGLWRELPHLTPPLRHHLRSVSQGEAESVLESLKAGTVSIFYHGFDHQGRPQVRLWPLQDGGACSSALEAAQKAHGQTLAGLERAHAGADSAVARNIRRIRRALERVQDDHKRLQGMIEKRREGLILQAHLHHLDKNVRLAVLRLADEHGEDVELRLDPGLTVRENMERFFARAAKGERGLGIVAARVLALQRELDAARQGVMPAESLPGRSVKAPPPVVLPAKYRKIKVQAYRSSDGFLIVRGRSAQANHQLLTQAASPFDYWLHAQDGPGAHVIVKRDFPAQEVPEQTIQQAAALAALASHLKMADRGEVLLCLVKDVRPIKGAALGMVGVDKVLRTVRPVIDPALEESLRLEGHR; this is translated from the coding sequence ATGGATGCCAGTGTTTTTTGTTTTGTGGCCAGGGAATTGGCCGAGCGCATCGTCGGCATGCGCGTGGAGAAAGTCTTTACGCCTCTCCCTGAGACCTGGACCATAGATCTAGGCCGAGCCGGATATCTTGTGTTGTGCACCGCCAAGCCCACGCCGTTTCTCTATCTTTGCTCTCACAAGCCCGAAAACCCGCCTAATCCGTCAGGACGCGCCATGTGGCTGCGCAAACGCCTGAAGGGGCGCCGCGTCCTGGGGCTTGTTTCGGACTGGCCGCTGCGGCGTCTGGCCCTGGAGTTGTCGCCGGGCGAAGGCAAATGGCTCATCCTTGATTTGGCGGCGGCTCCGCTGCTGACGGACGTGTTACCGCCAGAATTCGGGAGCGAGCCGGTCTGGCCGGAACTTGAGCGCATCAAAAGCGAGGACGGCCTGTGGAGAGAGTTGCCTCACCTGACCCCACCGTTGCGTCATCACCTGCGCTCGGTTTCGCAGGGCGAGGCAGAGTCCGTTTTGGAGAGCCTCAAGGCCGGAACCGTTTCCATTTTTTATCATGGGTTCGATCACCAGGGTCGGCCCCAAGTCAGGCTTTGGCCCTTGCAGGACGGGGGCGCCTGTTCCAGCGCTCTGGAGGCTGCGCAGAAGGCCCACGGCCAAACCCTGGCGGGCCTCGAGCGGGCTCATGCCGGTGCGGACAGCGCCGTGGCTCGCAATATCCGTCGCATCCGCCGCGCCCTGGAGCGGGTGCAGGATGATCACAAACGTTTGCAGGGTATGATCGAAAAACGTCGTGAGGGACTTATTTTGCAGGCCCATCTGCATCATCTGGACAAGAATGTCCGGCTGGCCGTGCTGCGCCTTGCGGATGAGCACGGCGAGGACGTGGAGCTTCGCCTTGATCCGGGTTTGACGGTGCGTGAAAACATGGAACGTTTTTTTGCGCGCGCGGCCAAGGGTGAGAGGGGGCTTGGCATTGTCGCCGCCCGTGTTCTGGCCCTCCAGCGGGAGTTGGACGCGGCCCGTCAGGGCGTGATGCCGGCCGAGTCCCTGCCTGGGCGTAGCGTAAAAGCGCCCCCGCCTGTAGTGCTCCCGGCCAAGTATCGCAAGATCAAGGTTCAGGCCTATCGCTCCTCCGACGGGTTTCTTATCGTTCGCGGCCGCAGCGCCCAGGCCAATCACCAGCTCTTGACCCAGGCCGCCAGCCCCTTCGATTACTGGCTGCACGCCCAGGATGGTCCCGGCGCGCACGTCATTGTCAAGCGCGACTTCCCGGCCCAGGAAGTGCCCGAGCAGACTATCCAGCAGGCGGCGGCGCTGGCGGCACTTGCCAGTCATTTGAAAATGGCGGATCGGGGCGAGGTGCTCCTGTGCCTGGTCAAGGATGTGCGGCCCATAAAGGGCGCGGCTTTGGGGATGGTCGGAGTGGACAAGGTTTTGCGCACGGTGCGCCCGGTCATCGACCCCGCTCTGGAAGAAAGCCTTCGCCTTGAAGGGCATCGCTGA
- a CDS encoding helicase HerA-like domain-containing protein, translated as MSAADFLIGGAEGKGLYQLGSMGNRHGLVTGATGTGKTVTLQVLAESYARMGVPVFAADIKGDLSGIAVPGTPHPKIDERLAAMPAEGFFFQGCPVVFWDVFGQSGHPLRSTISEMGPLLLSSLLGVNETQSGILYACFRIADEQGLLLLDLKDLRSMLQFMADNAAELRATYGNISAASVGALQRQLLVLEEQGGDVFFGEPAVNLSDLMHVDFSGNGVISILDASSLMARSPKIYATFLLWLLAELFEQLPEVGNPDKPVMVFFFDEAHLLFDNAPKALVDKIEQVVRLIRSKGVGIYFISQSPTDVPEQILGQLGLKIQHALRAYTPKEQKAVRSVAESFRANPAFDTGEAIISLGTGEALVSTLDEKGRPCMVERILIRPPYSRIGPLTEQERGAIMSRSPLKGRYDAAVDRESAFEMLQVRARQSMLQAEETRQAEATAKAEQKDGGWFSGSGRRQGVGEALVKSAVRTIGTQLGREILRGVLGSLFGGKR; from the coding sequence ATGAGCGCAGCGGATTTTTTGATTGGAGGAGCCGAGGGAAAAGGGTTGTATCAGCTTGGGAGCATGGGCAACCGTCATGGTCTGGTCACGGGGGCCACGGGTACGGGCAAAACGGTCACCTTGCAGGTGCTGGCGGAGAGCTACGCGCGGATGGGGGTTCCGGTCTTCGCGGCGGACATCAAGGGCGACCTTTCGGGTATCGCCGTCCCCGGCACGCCGCATCCCAAGATCGACGAGCGTCTGGCCGCCATGCCTGCCGAAGGGTTTTTCTTTCAGGGCTGTCCCGTTGTGTTCTGGGACGTATTCGGCCAAAGCGGCCACCCTCTGCGTAGCACGATCTCCGAGATGGGCCCCTTGCTTCTGTCCTCGCTCTTGGGCGTGAACGAGACGCAAAGCGGGATTTTGTACGCCTGCTTTCGCATTGCCGACGAACAGGGTCTGCTGCTCCTCGACCTGAAGGATTTGCGGTCCATGCTGCAATTCATGGCCGACAACGCGGCGGAGCTTCGCGCAACGTACGGCAACATCAGCGCCGCCAGCGTGGGGGCTTTGCAGCGGCAGCTTCTGGTGCTCGAAGAGCAGGGCGGGGACGTTTTCTTCGGCGAACCGGCGGTGAACCTGTCCGATCTCATGCATGTCGATTTTTCGGGCAACGGCGTCATCTCCATTCTCGACGCTTCAAGCCTCATGGCCCGCTCGCCCAAGATTTACGCGACATTTCTGCTTTGGCTCCTGGCCGAGCTTTTCGAGCAGCTGCCCGAGGTCGGCAACCCGGATAAACCCGTCATGGTCTTTTTCTTCGATGAGGCCCACCTGCTTTTCGACAACGCGCCCAAGGCCCTGGTGGACAAGATCGAGCAGGTGGTCCGCCTGATCCGCTCCAAGGGAGTTGGCATCTATTTCATCAGCCAGAGCCCGACCGATGTTCCGGAGCAGATCCTGGGACAGCTTGGGCTCAAAATTCAGCACGCTTTGCGCGCCTACACGCCCAAAGAGCAGAAAGCCGTGCGTTCCGTGGCCGAGAGCTTCCGGGCCAACCCCGCCTTCGACACCGGCGAGGCCATCATCAGCCTGGGCACCGGCGAGGCCCTGGTTTCCACTCTGGACGAAAAGGGCCGGCCGTGCATGGTCGAGCGCATTCTGATCCGGCCACCCTATTCGCGCATCGGTCCGCTCACGGAGCAGGAGCGCGGGGCCATCATGTCGCGTTCTCCGCTAAAAGGGCGCTACGACGCGGCCGTGGACCGGGAATCCGCTTTCGAGATGCTCCAGGTCAGGGCGCGTCAGTCCATGCTCCAGGCCGAGGAGACTAGGCAGGCCGAAGCCACGGCCAAGGCCGAACAGAAGGACGGCGGGTGGTTTTCCGGATCGGGACGCAGGCAGGGGGTGGGCGAGGCTTTGGTCAAAAGCGCGGTCCGGACCATCGGGACCCAGCTCGGGCGTGAGATTCTTCGCGGAGTGCTGGGTTCGCTCTTTGGGGGGAAGCGCTGA